Proteins encoded in a region of the Pseudothermotoga elfii DSM 9442 = NBRC 107921 genome:
- the rsfS gene encoding ribosome silencing factor, whose amino-acid sequence MEILKKLLQLMNEKEAIEPVVLDMSNTPLPTEYFVIVTANSQTHMGTLRDAVVEFFVNNKYPLIYFDKGGGYDWLLIDAGNIVVHIFTARGRDFYDLEGLWSDAARLD is encoded by the coding sequence GTGGAGATTTTGAAAAAGTTGCTTCAGCTAATGAACGAAAAAGAAGCTATAGAGCCAGTAGTGCTTGATATGTCAAATACCCCCTTGCCGACAGAATATTTTGTCATAGTAACTGCCAACTCTCAAACGCACATGGGTACTTTGAGAGATGCAGTGGTGGAGTTTTTTGTAAACAATAAATATCCGTTGATTTACTTTGACAAGGGTGGAGGGTATGACTGGCTATTGATAGATGCTGGTAATATAGTGGTACACATTTTTACCGCACGTGGCCGTGATTTCTACGATCTGGAGGGTCTTTGGAGTGATGCAGCCAGGCTTGATTAA
- the glmS gene encoding glutamine--fructose-6-phosphate transaminase (isomerizing): MCGIVGLIGENIKVIDLIEALEKLEYRGYDSAGIAFLKDGVIQLAKAKGKVKVLKDHLQSVLKEHTENGIAHTRWATHGEPNDINAHPHIDCTGKISVVHNGIIENFRSLKVRLQELGHNFVSETDTEIIPHLIEEYYNGDLLEAVRKTVLKLEGSYAIAVIHSDHPDVIIGARKGSPLVVGKGDSVVGLASDVTPLLKFMKDVIFLEDGEIALLRKNELRIFGTDGIEHNCKPVEITWSYEDAQKSGYKHFMLKEIFEEPSCIVSVLTGRIKDGRVVLQELEPFEVSLKELQTLKVVACGTSSHAALVFKYFLENMSDVTVDVDVSSEFRYKKPHIKPGSIMVAISQSGETADTLESVRLAKKYGAKIISVTNVLGSTLTRESDIVLYLNAGPEISVAATKSYVAQLVMLYLLAIKIIQSKESTGKRDFVDKLLRLPEVFENSLKGAESIHAIAKKYKDFKHFMYIGRGYGYPTALEGALKLKEISYIHATAYPAGELKHGPIAMLGPDFPVFSIIPYDSLFQKMKSNVIECKSRNAKILAVTNDENYELKELADDLIYVNTSDEQLYPVLMTPAIQLFAYFVADELGLDPDKPRNLAKSVTVE; this comes from the coding sequence GTGTGCGGGATAGTGGGGCTGATCGGTGAAAATATAAAAGTAATTGACCTCATAGAAGCTCTTGAAAAACTTGAATACCGCGGATATGATTCTGCTGGGATCGCGTTTTTAAAAGATGGTGTAATTCAATTAGCAAAGGCGAAGGGAAAAGTCAAAGTATTGAAGGACCATCTCCAATCAGTTTTAAAAGAACACACAGAGAATGGTATTGCTCATACCAGATGGGCAACGCACGGGGAACCGAACGACATCAACGCACATCCTCATATTGATTGCACAGGTAAAATATCAGTGGTTCACAATGGAATAATTGAGAATTTTCGGTCATTAAAAGTTCGTCTCCAGGAGTTAGGACACAACTTTGTCTCCGAAACAGATACTGAGATTATTCCTCATCTAATAGAAGAATATTACAATGGTGATCTACTTGAAGCAGTCAGAAAAACTGTTCTGAAGCTTGAAGGAAGTTATGCAATAGCAGTAATTCACTCAGATCACCCAGATGTTATAATTGGTGCCCGTAAGGGAAGCCCTCTGGTCGTGGGAAAAGGCGATTCGGTTGTTGGTCTTGCATCTGATGTTACGCCTCTGTTGAAATTCATGAAAGATGTTATCTTTCTTGAAGATGGAGAGATAGCCCTGCTCAGAAAAAATGAATTGAGAATTTTCGGCACTGATGGTATTGAACATAATTGCAAGCCTGTTGAGATAACATGGTCTTATGAAGATGCGCAGAAATCTGGTTATAAACATTTCATGCTAAAAGAGATTTTTGAAGAACCTTCATGTATTGTTTCGGTATTGACCGGTCGAATAAAAGATGGCAGAGTTGTTCTTCAGGAACTTGAGCCATTTGAAGTATCTTTAAAAGAATTGCAGACGTTGAAAGTTGTTGCTTGTGGTACAAGCTCTCATGCGGCACTTGTTTTTAAATATTTTCTGGAAAACATGAGCGATGTTACCGTTGATGTAGATGTGTCTTCAGAATTCAGGTACAAAAAGCCGCATATAAAACCAGGTTCTATTATGGTTGCAATATCGCAATCAGGTGAAACGGCGGACACTCTCGAATCTGTTCGACTTGCAAAAAAGTATGGTGCAAAGATCATATCTGTGACAAATGTTCTGGGTTCAACTTTAACGCGCGAATCTGACATTGTTTTATATTTAAATGCGGGTCCAGAGATAAGTGTCGCCGCTACTAAATCATATGTTGCGCAACTTGTAATGCTTTATTTGCTTGCAATTAAGATAATTCAGTCAAAGGAATCCACAGGAAAACGGGATTTTGTTGACAAACTTTTGAGATTGCCAGAGGTTTTTGAGAACTCTTTAAAAGGAGCCGAATCTATACACGCTATAGCGAAGAAATACAAAGATTTCAAACATTTTATGTATATTGGAAGAGGATATGGATATCCAACAGCCCTTGAAGGAGCTTTAAAATTGAAGGAAATAAGTTATATTCACGCTACGGCATATCCTGCTGGTGAGCTCAAACATGGACCAATAGCTATGCTCGGGCCAGATTTTCCTGTGTTTTCGATCATTCCGTATGATTCTCTGTTTCAGAAAATGAAGAGTAATGTAATAGAGTGCAAATCAAGAAATGCGAAAATATTAGCGGTGACAAACGACGAGAACTATGAATTAAAGGAACTTGCGGATGATCTTATCTATGTCAATACAAGTGATGAGCAGCTTTATCCAGTTCTGATGACACCAGCAATTCAACTTTTTGCTTACTTTGTGGCAGACGAACTTGGACTGGATCCTGATAAACCGAGAAATCTTGCAAAAAGCGTGACTGTGGAGTGA